In one Magallana gigas chromosome 7, xbMagGiga1.1, whole genome shotgun sequence genomic region, the following are encoded:
- the LOC105333711 gene encoding uncharacterized protein, with amino-acid sequence MDESLENFLEERGIPAEKIEAMKDQKIDKDVIAEMSNEDLSKYIVKFGDRCAVRRFCTKATSTTPKAGNLKKTSLLQKLKKKLHARSSKDESQSTESEDETVKDKRRKTLKGNSNAVKNGRTIKMGWKHFENSDYIQVRSDKGGGTDDIFVPKSFTKADLLERAKSMFFQEGLSSKGREEELEFDMADFRSQPLDDNVTIGELFKKTNRKNLRYYLFTKPKNENQSKKLKRNEKRKSQKHLKPITLPQDSDSEDDSSIQREAAMAVKSEKACSSRPSSSLNVNFVSDPDIPGPSGEQSIKASNMTFNKSKIPGPSGLCTSANPHLLSQEDIPGTSGFHTSEYVTFHESDSDTLPDLHDYFGTVRSMQVTMPDGTQEEVIYSIDPNDSGIVQLNLNNQEIVSDEVLIRVHRGHALKELLEAFSNTLLLPNSRIKIQMILPNGSVEQAQDEGGVTRDCLTEFWEEFYATCTVGKDCKVPYLRHDFGHQQWEAVGKIIKYGFEEFGHFPVYIARPFMEYCIVGEAKTDLKDTFLSYVSPSEASVLKQALAEFDKVDLDELNEIMQSYDCRRLLTSDNIETIVKEISHKEIVQKSMFVIDSFKLHLHGLMSEAALCECYKNLVPNNRRVIEKLSFPEILLEKGAEMKRYLQRFIRELDKEALGKFLRFSTGSDLMLKEIRVRFSSLDGFARRVIAHTCGCVLEIPTSYDNYVEFRAEFMSVLKSDVWVMDME; translated from the exons ATGGACGAATCACTAGAAAACTTCCTAGAAGAACGAGGTATCCCGGCTGAAAAAATTGAAGCTATGAAGGATCAAAAG ATTGATAAAGATGTAATAGCAGAAATGAGCAACGAAGATCTATCGAAATACATCGTCAAATTTGGAGACAGATGTGCAGTTCGCCGGTTTTGTACAAAAGCCACATCAACAACTCCCAAGgcgggaaatttaaaaaaaacatctctGCTACAGAAGTTAAAGAAAAAACTGCACGCGCGATCTTCAAAAGATGAATCACAAAGCACAGAGAGTGAGGACGAAACTGTTAAGGATAAAAGACGTAAAACATTAAAAGGGAACAGCAATGCCGTGAAAAATGGAAGAACGATAAAAATGGGGTGGAAACATTTTGAAAACTCTGACTATATTCAAGTCAGATCCGACAAAGGGGGAGGGACGGATGACATTTTTGTGCCAAAAAGTTTCACAAAAGCAGATCTATTAGAGAGAGCAAAGTCTATGTTTTTCCAGGAAGGATTATCATCAAAGGGTCGAGAAGAAGAGCTAGAATTTGACATGGCGGACTTCAGATCTCAACCTTTAGATGACAATGTAACTATCGgagaattgtttaaaaaaactaacAGGAAAAATCTCAGgtattatttgtttacaaaaccaAAAAATGAGAATCAGTCCAAAAAACTAAAGAgaaatgaaaaaaggaaaagtCAGAAACACTTGAAACCAATTACTCTCCCACAAGACTCGGATTCAGAAGATGACAGCAGTATTCAGAGAGAAGCAGCAATGGCCGTCAAATCTGAGAAAGCTTGCTCTTCGCGTCCAAGCAGCAGTTTGAATGTGAATTTTGTATCAGATCCTGATATACCTGGCCCTTCAGGTGAACAATCCATCAAGGCATCTAACATGACTTTCAACAAGTCTAAAATTCCAGGACCTTCAGGTCTTTGCACATCTGCAAACCCTCATCTACTATCACAGGAAGATATACCTGGTACATCTGGATTCCACACTTCAGAGTATGTGACCTTTCATGAATCAGACAGTGACACACTTCCTGATCTGCATGATTATTTTGGAACTGTCAGGTCAATGCAAGTTACAATGCCTGACGGAACGCAAGAAGAGGTTATCTACAGTATTGACCCCAATGACAGTGGTATTGTTCAGTTAAACCTCAATAATCAAGAGATTGTGTCGGATGAGGTCCTTATAAGAGTCCATAGGGGACATGCCTTAAAAGAGCTGCTAGAGGCATTTTCCAACACATTATTGTTACCAAACAGCAGAATTAAAATCCAGATGATCCTTCCAAATGGCTCGGTTGAACAAGCGCAGGATGAAGGTGGTGTAACAAGGGACTGCTTGACTGAATTCTGGGAAGAATTTTACGCGACGTGCACAGTTGGTAAGGACTGCAAGGTTCCCTATTTACGGCATGACTTTGGTCATCAGCAATGGGAAGCTGTTGGGAAGATTATAAAATATGGATTTGAAGAATTTGGACATTTCCCCGTCTACATAGCTCGTCCATTTATGGAATACTGCATCGTAGGAGAAGCAAAAACAGACTTGAAGGATACGTTTCTATCTTATGTCAGTCCATCTGAAGCTTCCGTTCTGAAACAAGCTTTGGCAGAGTTTGACAAAGTGGATCTTGATGAGCTCAATGAAATAATGCAGTCATATGACTGTAGGAGATTGCTTACGTCTGACAACATTGAAACAATCGTGAAGGAAATTTCCCACAAGGAAATAGTGCAAAAATCTATGTTCGTAATAGATTCATTCAAGCTTCATTTGCATGGTCTTATGTCAGAAGCAGCGCTTTGTGAATGTTATAAAAACCTAGTACCGAACAATCGACGAGTCATAGAAAAACTGTCTTTCCCAGAAATCCTGCTAGAAAAAGGAGCAGAAATGAAGAGATATCTTCAAAGATTCATACGAGAGCTGGACAAAGAGGCTTTGGGAAAATTCTTGAGATTCTCCACAGGATCAGATTTGATGTTGAAAGAAATAAGGGTCCGGTTTTCAAGCCTTGATGGTTTTGCTAGAAGGGTAATAGCACACACATGCGGTTGCGTATTAGAGATACCTACCTCGTATGATAATTATGTGGAATTTCGGGCAGAATTTAtgtccgttttaaaatcggatgtTTGGGTTATGGACATGGAGTAA